A region of Ochrobactrum quorumnocens DNA encodes the following proteins:
- a CDS encoding outer membrane protein, with translation MRYVSAIALMACSMLISANGAHAADIVYEEPVVVAPVPLASAWYIRGDIGYNFKNKTDGDWAFWNQFDPPYRGIDDTLRYDDFKLKGGASYGVGVGYRFNEMFRTDATLDFFRAGIRGRTDCPSYVKSALGFNPIEDNCHYEDSSTANVWTAMANAYVDLPKMGMVTPYLGAGLGAAYVKYDTWKTKEICSICTYTSDKDGLDSWRFAMALMAGVSYDLTDQLKLDLGYRYLRVNGGKAYGYDAADRSTNPFGNVEGPGATGTQAKDNGFNIHTVRAGLRYEFR, from the coding sequence ATGAGATATGTTTCCGCGATAGCGCTCATGGCATGCAGTATGCTGATCAGTGCAAATGGAGCGCACGCTGCTGACATTGTTTATGAAGAACCGGTCGTGGTGGCACCCGTCCCTCTTGCCTCTGCCTGGTATATTCGCGGCGATATTGGCTATAATTTCAAGAATAAGACTGATGGCGATTGGGCATTCTGGAATCAGTTTGATCCACCTTATCGTGGCATCGATGATACTTTGCGCTATGACGATTTCAAACTCAAAGGTGGCGCTTCCTATGGTGTGGGTGTCGGCTATCGTTTCAATGAAATGTTCCGTACCGATGCAACGCTTGATTTCTTCCGTGCAGGCATCAGAGGTCGCACCGATTGCCCAAGCTACGTAAAATCGGCGCTCGGCTTCAACCCGATTGAAGACAATTGCCATTATGAAGACTCTTCGACAGCCAATGTCTGGACAGCAATGGCCAATGCCTATGTCGACCTGCCTAAAATGGGAATGGTAACACCTTATCTCGGCGCAGGACTGGGTGCAGCTTATGTGAAGTACGACACCTGGAAAACCAAGGAAATCTGCTCCATATGCACCTATACCAGCGACAAGGACGGCCTCGACAGCTGGCGCTTTGCCATGGCTCTGATGGCCGGTGTCAGCTACGATCTGACCGATCAGCTCAAGCTTGATCTTGGTTACCGTTATCTGAGGGTGAACGGCGGCAAGGCCTATGGTTACGATGCTGCTGACCGCAGCACAAACCCGTTTGGCAACGTTGAAGGTCCGGGCGCAACTGGAACACAGGCCAAGGACAACGGCTTCAATATCCATACGGTCCGTGCGGGTCTTCGCTACGAATTTCGTTAA
- a CDS encoding alpha-hydroxy acid oxidase, translating into MPNIVEIADLKRLAQRRVPKMFFDYADSGAWTESTYRANEADFAKIKLRQRVLVDMTNRSLETTMVGEKVAMPVALAPTGLTGMQHADGEMLAAQAAEAFGVPFTLSTMSICSIEDVASVTKKPFWFQLYVMKDREFVKNLISRAKAAGCSALVLTLDLQILGQRHKDLRNGLSAPPKFTPKHIWQMATRPGWCMGMLGTQRRTFRNIAGHAKNVADLSSLSSWTAEQFDPQLNWNDVAWIKEQWGGKLILKGILDVEDAKMAAKTGADAIIVSNHGGRQLDGAVSSISMLKPIVDAVGDKIEVHMDGGVRSGQDVLKARALGAQGVFIGRPFLYGLGAMGKEGVTLALEIIRKELDITMALCGKRNINDIDQSIIHSVDFK; encoded by the coding sequence ATGCCGAACATCGTTGAGATTGCCGATCTGAAACGGCTTGCACAACGTCGTGTCCCGAAGATGTTCTTCGATTATGCTGATTCCGGCGCTTGGACTGAGTCTACTTATCGGGCAAACGAAGCTGATTTCGCAAAGATCAAACTGCGTCAGCGCGTGTTGGTCGATATGACCAATCGTTCGCTTGAAACAACAATGGTTGGTGAAAAGGTGGCCATGCCGGTCGCCCTCGCCCCGACAGGTCTCACCGGCATGCAGCATGCCGACGGCGAAATGCTCGCAGCGCAAGCCGCAGAGGCCTTCGGCGTACCATTTACACTGTCGACGATGAGCATTTGCTCCATTGAAGATGTTGCATCCGTGACCAAGAAGCCATTCTGGTTCCAGCTTTACGTGATGAAAGATCGAGAGTTTGTAAAGAACCTGATCAGCCGCGCCAAAGCTGCTGGCTGCTCTGCGTTGGTTCTCACGCTTGACCTTCAAATTCTGGGCCAACGCCACAAGGATCTGCGCAACGGACTTTCGGCTCCGCCAAAGTTTACGCCGAAGCACATCTGGCAGATGGCAACCCGTCCCGGCTGGTGCATGGGGATGCTCGGCACGCAACGCCGTACGTTCCGTAACATTGCAGGCCACGCCAAGAATGTAGCCGATCTCTCTTCGCTGTCCTCATGGACTGCGGAACAATTCGATCCGCAGCTCAACTGGAACGACGTTGCGTGGATCAAAGAACAATGGGGCGGCAAGCTGATTCTCAAAGGCATACTCGACGTTGAGGATGCAAAGATGGCAGCGAAGACCGGTGCCGATGCGATTATCGTGTCGAACCATGGCGGCCGTCAGCTTGATGGTGCGGTCTCCTCAATTTCGATGCTCAAGCCAATTGTTGACGCTGTCGGTGACAAGATCGAAGTACATATGGATGGCGGCGTCCGTTCGGGTCAGGATGTATTGAAAGCCCGTGCCCTTGGTGCACAGGGGGTCTTCATCGGCCGTCCATTCCTGTATGGGCTTGGTGCAATGGGCAAAGAAGGCGTAACGCTCGCGCTGGAAATCATTCGCAAAGAACTCGATATCACCATGGCGCTTTGCGGCAAGCGCAACATTAACGATATCGATCAATCGATCATCCATTCGGTCGATTTCAAGTAA
- a CDS encoding FdhF/YdeP family oxidoreductase: MSKASGPKFIGKRSSAAGGWGALKSCGKQLLASGAPLTGARALLKANQPDGFDCPGCAWGDPEHGSSFEFCENGVKAVAWEATERRTTPKFFTEHTVSELQSWTDYALENTGRLTHPMRYNAATDKYEAVEWDEAFGAIGDTLKSFDTPDRVEFYTSGRASNEAAFLYQLFVRAYGTNNFPDCSNMCHEASGVALKQSVGVGKGTVLLEDFEQADAIFVVGQNPGTNHPRMLGDLRRAAERGAKIVVFNPVRERGLERFADPQNKLEMMHGGSEAIASDYYQPRLGGDLAAFRGMAKAVFAADDAALAAGEPSVLDREFLAEHTAEFEAYRAAVDATSWDEIEDQSGLLRQSLEHAAHIYMQAGRVICTWAMGITQHRHSVIMIREITNFMLLRGNIGKPGAGLCPVRGHSNVQGDRTVGINERPSADFLDALEKEFGFKAPREPGHNVLGAIGAMLDGSAKAFIALGGNFARATPDSPMIIKALSSQRLTVHIATKLNHSHLLPGQDSFILPCLGRTEIDLNSKGVAQIVTVEDSMSMVHGSGGINHPASALLRSEVAIIAGMANATLGAKPVDWLELADDYDLIRDHISRVLPDFYDFNVRVRVPRGFHLRNTARELEWVTPNGKATFWSGAMPEAVEHQQARGKPGRYVLQTFRSHDQYNTTIYGMDDRYRGVYGERQVVFMNPADMSDIGVEAGDRADVVGDFADGVERVARDFRFVPYDIPRGCIAGYYPEMNVLVPLSSAGDESYTPTSKSVIVSFRPVQAVNA, translated from the coding sequence ATGAGCAAAGCTTCGGGACCCAAGTTCATCGGCAAGCGGTCGAGTGCTGCAGGTGGGTGGGGCGCATTGAAAAGCTGTGGCAAGCAATTGCTTGCCAGCGGTGCACCGCTTACCGGTGCGCGTGCTCTTCTCAAGGCCAACCAGCCAGACGGTTTCGATTGTCCTGGTTGCGCATGGGGCGATCCCGAGCACGGCTCGTCGTTCGAGTTCTGCGAGAACGGTGTGAAGGCGGTGGCCTGGGAGGCGACCGAGCGACGCACAACACCGAAGTTCTTCACAGAGCATACGGTTTCGGAACTGCAATCGTGGACCGATTATGCGCTCGAGAACACGGGGCGTCTGACGCATCCGATGCGCTACAATGCAGCAACCGACAAATACGAAGCCGTTGAGTGGGATGAAGCTTTTGGCGCTATTGGCGACACATTGAAGAGCTTCGATACGCCAGACCGTGTGGAATTTTATACCTCGGGCCGTGCATCCAACGAAGCGGCATTTCTCTATCAGCTTTTCGTGCGGGCTTATGGCACGAACAATTTCCCTGACTGCTCCAACATGTGCCATGAGGCCAGCGGTGTGGCGCTCAAACAATCGGTAGGTGTTGGCAAGGGAACTGTTTTGCTTGAGGATTTCGAGCAAGCCGATGCTATTTTTGTAGTCGGACAAAATCCCGGCACCAACCATCCCCGCATGCTTGGCGATCTGCGGCGCGCAGCAGAGCGCGGTGCCAAGATCGTGGTCTTCAATCCGGTCCGCGAACGCGGACTTGAGCGCTTCGCCGATCCGCAAAACAAGCTTGAAATGATGCATGGCGGCAGTGAAGCTATCGCCAGCGATTATTATCAACCGCGTCTTGGTGGCGATCTTGCCGCGTTCCGTGGCATGGCCAAGGCGGTCTTTGCGGCTGATGATGCAGCGCTCGCAGCTGGTGAACCGTCGGTTCTGGATCGTGAATTTCTGGCAGAGCATACGGCGGAATTCGAAGCTTATCGTGCAGCTGTCGATGCAACTTCATGGGACGAAATTGAGGACCAGTCGGGGCTTCTGCGTCAGTCTCTGGAACATGCCGCTCACATTTACATGCAGGCTGGCCGCGTTATCTGCACCTGGGCGATGGGTATCACGCAACATCGTCATTCGGTGATTATGATCCGCGAAATCACCAATTTCATGCTGCTGCGCGGCAATATTGGAAAGCCAGGCGCGGGGCTGTGCCCGGTTCGTGGCCATTCCAATGTGCAGGGTGATCGCACGGTCGGAATCAATGAACGCCCGTCTGCCGACTTTCTGGATGCGCTGGAAAAGGAATTTGGTTTCAAAGCGCCGCGCGAACCGGGGCACAATGTGCTTGGTGCGATCGGAGCCATGCTCGATGGATCGGCGAAAGCCTTTATTGCTCTGGGTGGCAATTTCGCCCGCGCAACGCCTGACAGTCCGATGATTATCAAGGCACTTTCCAGCCAGCGATTGACCGTGCATATCGCAACGAAACTCAACCATTCGCACCTTTTGCCGGGGCAGGATTCGTTCATTTTGCCGTGTCTCGGGCGCACCGAGATTGATCTTAATTCCAAAGGTGTGGCGCAGATTGTTACCGTCGAAGATTCCATGAGCATGGTGCATGGATCAGGCGGCATCAACCACCCGGCTTCGGCGTTGCTCCGCTCGGAAGTTGCAATCATTGCCGGCATGGCAAATGCAACATTGGGTGCAAAGCCTGTCGATTGGTTAGAACTGGCTGATGACTACGACCTTATCCGCGATCATATTTCGCGGGTCTTGCCCGATTTCTATGACTTTAATGTGCGTGTCCGTGTGCCGCGTGGTTTCCATTTACGCAACACGGCGCGCGAACTGGAATGGGTAACGCCTAACGGTAAAGCAACGTTCTGGAGCGGGGCGATGCCAGAGGCCGTCGAGCATCAACAGGCGCGTGGAAAGCCCGGACGCTATGTCTTGCAGACTTTCCGCAGTCACGATCAGTACAACACGACGATTTATGGCATGGACGACCGCTATCGTGGCGTTTATGGCGAGCGGCAGGTGGTTTTCATGAACCCTGCTGATATGTCGGACATTGGTGTTGAAGCGGGTGATCGAGCCGATGTTGTCGGTGATTTTGCAGATGGGGTTGAACGCGTTGCACGTGATTTCCGCTTTGTGCCCTATGATATTCCGCGTGGTTGTATCGCGGGCTATTACCCGGAAATGAATGTGCTGGTGCCGCTTAGTAGTGCCGGTGACGAAAGTTACACGCCAACGTCAAAATCGGTGATCGTTTCTTTCCGCCCAGTTCAGGCGGTGAATGCCTGA
- a CDS encoding efflux RND transporter periplasmic adaptor subunit, which translates to MKPTMKLLSCLAIVGSLITLAACGKDDDKSSGAEAIRPVLYTIATPKPAIQTSFAGTIEPRYSTDLAFRVLGRIIARPVIVGDLVKKDEMVAMLDPSTLDLSVQSAKADLSSAEAQYANAAASEERLRILLKGNNISQADYDAAKQARDSAQAGLEKAQAGLRKAEDQRGYAVLSPDFDGVISATNAEVGQVVAAGQAVMTVARPDIREAVLDIPDSMTEYFVAGTPFNVQLQADPTVTGNGTVREVAPQADAQTRTRRVRIALENPPEGFRLGATIRAGLARAEKDHVILPIQALLEKDGKTEIWVIDPKTQTVSLQDIQVVERRSESFVADNVEVGSYVAIAGVNELKQGQKVRLDAKGSSL; encoded by the coding sequence ATGAAGCCGACCATGAAGCTCTTGAGCTGCCTCGCTATTGTTGGTTCGCTCATAACACTTGCGGCCTGTGGCAAGGATGATGACAAATCATCGGGAGCCGAAGCAATTCGCCCGGTGCTTTACACGATTGCAACACCCAAGCCTGCGATCCAGACCAGTTTTGCCGGCACCATCGAACCACGATATTCGACCGACCTTGCGTTTAGGGTTCTTGGTCGCATCATTGCGCGCCCGGTTATAGTGGGCGATCTCGTCAAGAAAGACGAAATGGTTGCGATGCTCGACCCTTCCACGCTCGATCTTTCGGTGCAGTCGGCAAAAGCTGATCTTTCCAGTGCTGAAGCACAATATGCCAATGCTGCGGCCAGTGAAGAACGTCTGCGTATTCTGCTCAAAGGCAACAATATTTCACAGGCCGATTATGATGCTGCAAAGCAGGCGCGTGACAGCGCTCAGGCCGGGCTTGAAAAAGCGCAGGCTGGATTGCGCAAGGCGGAAGATCAGCGCGGATATGCTGTTTTAAGTCCGGATTTTGATGGCGTCATTTCAGCCACCAATGCCGAAGTTGGTCAGGTGGTGGCCGCAGGGCAGGCAGTGATGACGGTTGCAAGGCCCGACATTCGTGAAGCGGTTCTCGATATCCCCGACAGCATGACAGAATATTTCGTGGCGGGAACGCCGTTTAATGTGCAGCTGCAAGCTGATCCGACGGTGACTGGAAATGGCACTGTGCGCGAGGTCGCCCCCCAGGCCGATGCTCAGACCCGTACACGTCGGGTTCGGATCGCGCTTGAGAATCCGCCGGAAGGTTTCCGCCTTGGCGCGACCATCAGGGCGGGGCTTGCAAGAGCGGAAAAAGACCACGTGATTTTGCCGATACAGGCTTTGCTTGAGAAAGACGGCAAAACCGAAATCTGGGTCATTGATCCTAAAACACAGACCGTAAGCCTCCAAGACATTCAGGTTGTCGAACGTCGCAGCGAGAGTTTTGTTGCCGATAATGTTGAAGTTGGCAGCTATGTGGCGATTGCCGGAGTGAACGAACTCAAGCAAGGGCAAAAAGTCCGTCTGGATGCGAAGGGAAGCAGCCTATGA
- a CDS encoding Lrp/AsnC family transcriptional regulator, whose translation MATLDSIDRNIIRSLRRDGRMTNSQLASEVGLSQSACLRRVQILEESGVIRGYTAIVGSSGGDERLVAIVRITLDRQTEEYLNRFEEAVRRHPEVQECYLMTGDADYILRVEAENAASYEIIHKEILSRLPGVARIHSSFAIRTVLLSKAPAARA comes from the coding sequence ATGGCGACACTGGACAGCATAGACCGCAATATCATCCGTTCTTTAAGACGCGATGGCCGTATGACAAACAGCCAGCTTGCCAGCGAAGTTGGCCTTTCGCAGTCGGCCTGTCTCAGGCGCGTGCAGATACTTGAGGAAAGCGGTGTTATTCGCGGTTATACCGCGATTGTCGGTTCTTCTGGGGGCGATGAGCGGCTGGTTGCAATCGTTCGCATCACGTTGGATCGCCAAACGGAAGAATATCTCAATCGTTTTGAAGAAGCTGTGCGCCGCCATCCGGAAGTGCAGGAATGCTACCTGATGACGGGGGATGCTGATTACATCCTGCGGGTCGAAGCAGAAAACGCGGCCTCCTATGAAATCATTCACAAGGAAATTCTATCACGTCTGCCCGGCGTTGCGCGCATTCATTCAAGCTTTGCAATCCGCACGGTGCTTCTCTCAAAAGCACCGGCTGCACGAGCATAA
- a CDS encoding efflux RND transporter permease subunit: MKKGFNLSDWALNHRSLVWYFMLVFLVAGLISYLDLGRAEDPEFTVKTMVVQANWPGASIDETMNQVTDRIEKKLEELDTLDYTRSVTTAGKSVVFVFLKDTVRKEQVTKAWSEVRHMLDDIKPNMPEGVYGPYYNDKFGDVFGNIFAFTADGLSMRQLRDYAEDVRTKILTIPNAGKVELIGAQDEAIYLEFSTRQVAALGLDQQAILKALQDQNAITPSGVVQAGPERISVRVSGQFNSEADLRAVNLRVNDRFFRLSDVATITRGYVDPPSSIFRVNGQDAIGLGIGMKPNGNLLEFGEKLDALMQEVKAELPVGINVLKVADQPEVVQDAVSGFTQALFEAVVIVLAVSFISLGLRAGFVVSLSIPLVLAITFLAMSLMDISLQRVSLGALIIALGLLVDDAMIAVEMMVARLEQGDPINKAATYVYSHTAFPMLTGTLVTIAGFIPIGLNTSQAGEYTFTLFVVIAVSLIVSWIVAVLFAPLLGVTLLPKKMKHHEEKRSRFFKAFSTTLLLAMRHKWITIITTIALFVVSVFGMGFIERQFFPQSDRPELVIDWTLPQNSSIADTKAQMERFEQTMLKDNPDIEHWSTYVGQSAIRFILSFDVQPANPYFGQMVVVAKDVEARDRLKAKFDDVLRKDYVGTDTFVKFLELGPPVGRPVQYRISGPDVQKLRGIAQDFAGIMSADKRLGVVNYNWNEPGRVIRVDVMQDKARKLGISSKDIATTLNGVVGGISITQVRDSIYLIDVIVRAQKHERDSIDTLQSLQIATGNGSSVPLAAIANFRYELEQPVIYRRSRIPTITVAAGIVDKTMPDTIVKELEPSVKAFVDKLPAGYSVVTAGTVEESGKSQGPIAAVVPLMLFVMATVLMLQLQSFQRLFLVVAVAPLGLIGVVAALLPSGKPLGFVAILGVLALIGILIRNSVILIVQVEEHITDGIHPWDAVVMASQHRMRPIALTAAAASLALIPIAREVFWGPMAYAMMGGIIAGTAITLLFLPALYVAWFRIKEPDAKNTQTAVEPKPQH, encoded by the coding sequence ATGAAAAAAGGTTTCAATCTTTCTGATTGGGCTTTGAACCACCGGTCGCTGGTCTGGTATTTCATGCTCGTCTTTCTGGTCGCGGGGCTCATCTCCTATCTTGATCTAGGGCGCGCGGAAGATCCGGAATTTACCGTGAAGACGATGGTGGTGCAGGCCAACTGGCCGGGCGCATCCATCGATGAAACGATGAATCAGGTTACGGATCGTATCGAGAAGAAGCTCGAAGAACTCGACACACTCGATTATACACGCAGCGTCACCACGGCAGGCAAGTCGGTCGTATTTGTCTTTTTGAAGGATACGGTTCGCAAGGAACAGGTCACAAAAGCCTGGTCCGAAGTGCGTCATATGCTCGACGACATAAAGCCAAACATGCCGGAAGGCGTCTATGGTCCCTATTACAACGACAAGTTCGGCGATGTTTTTGGCAATATCTTTGCCTTCACTGCGGATGGGCTGTCGATGCGGCAGCTGCGTGATTATGCGGAAGATGTACGCACGAAAATTCTGACTATACCCAATGCCGGTAAAGTTGAACTCATTGGCGCGCAGGATGAGGCAATCTATCTCGAGTTCTCGACCCGACAAGTGGCAGCCCTTGGCCTTGATCAGCAGGCCATTCTGAAAGCGCTTCAGGATCAAAATGCCATTACGCCATCCGGTGTGGTGCAGGCCGGGCCTGAGCGGATCAGCGTTCGCGTCAGCGGGCAGTTCAATTCGGAAGCTGATCTTCGTGCGGTCAACCTCCGTGTGAATGATCGTTTCTTCCGCTTGTCGGACGTGGCGACCATCACGCGCGGTTATGTCGATCCACCATCATCGATTTTCCGGGTCAACGGCCAAGATGCGATTGGTCTGGGCATTGGCATGAAGCCAAATGGCAATCTGCTTGAGTTCGGTGAGAAGCTGGACGCATTGATGCAAGAAGTGAAGGCGGAACTGCCGGTTGGTATCAATGTATTGAAAGTGGCCGATCAGCCCGAAGTTGTTCAAGATGCTGTTTCGGGTTTCACGCAGGCACTGTTTGAGGCGGTTGTGATCGTTCTGGCCGTGAGCTTCATCAGCCTTGGCTTGCGAGCAGGCTTCGTGGTGTCGCTGTCCATCCCGCTGGTGCTGGCAATTACCTTCCTTGCCATGTCTTTGATGGATATTTCATTGCAACGCGTGTCACTTGGTGCGCTGATTATCGCGCTGGGGCTTCTGGTCGATGACGCGATGATTGCGGTGGAAATGATGGTTGCCCGGCTGGAGCAGGGCGACCCCATCAACAAGGCCGCGACCTATGTTTATTCGCACACGGCTTTTCCGATGTTGACGGGTACGCTCGTGACCATCGCGGGATTCATTCCGATTGGCCTCAACACCAGTCAGGCGGGCGAATATACGTTCACGCTTTTTGTGGTGATTGCGGTTTCGCTGATCGTTTCATGGATTGTGGCCGTGTTGTTTGCGCCGCTTCTCGGTGTGACGCTTCTTCCTAAGAAAATGAAGCATCATGAGGAAAAGCGCAGTCGCTTTTTCAAAGCCTTTTCGACGACACTGCTTCTGGCCATGCGCCATAAGTGGATCACCATTATCACGACAATCGCTCTGTTCGTTGTTTCTGTGTTCGGTATGGGCTTTATCGAACGTCAGTTCTTCCCACAGTCCGACCGTCCGGAACTGGTGATCGACTGGACCCTGCCGCAGAACAGTTCCATTGCCGATACCAAGGCACAGATGGAGCGTTTTGAACAGACAATGCTCAAGGACAATCCAGATATCGAGCATTGGAGTACCTATGTCGGACAAAGCGCGATCCGTTTCATTCTCTCTTTCGATGTGCAGCCAGCCAATCCGTATTTCGGACAGATGGTGGTGGTCGCCAAGGATGTGGAAGCGCGTGATCGCCTGAAAGCGAAATTCGATGACGTTCTGCGCAAGGATTATGTGGGTACAGATACGTTTGTGAAATTCCTTGAACTTGGACCGCCGGTCGGGCGTCCGGTGCAGTATCGCATTTCCGGCCCTGATGTTCAGAAGCTGCGCGGCATTGCTCAGGATTTTGCTGGCATTATGAGTGCTGATAAGCGGCTCGGTGTTGTCAACTACAACTGGAATGAACCGGGGCGTGTTATCCGTGTCGACGTGATGCAGGATAAAGCGCGGAAGCTTGGCATTTCATCCAAGGATATTGCCACGACATTGAATGGCGTTGTTGGCGGCATCAGCATCACGCAGGTTCGCGATTCAATTTATCTCATCGATGTCATTGTTCGCGCGCAGAAGCATGAACGCGATTCCATCGACACATTGCAAAGCCTGCAGATTGCGACTGGCAACGGCAGTTCGGTACCGCTGGCAGCTATTGCCAATTTCCGCTACGAGCTTGAGCAGCCGGTGATTTATCGCCGTTCGCGCATTCCAACGATAACGGTTGCTGCTGGTATCGTTGATAAAACGATGCCGGATACTATCGTCAAAGAACTTGAACCTTCGGTGAAGGCGTTCGTCGATAAGCTCCCCGCTGGCTATTCCGTTGTAACGGCTGGCACAGTTGAGGAAAGTGGCAAGAGTCAGGGGCCGATTGCGGCTGTGGTGCCACTGATGCTGTTCGTCATGGCAACAGTGCTGATGCTGCAATTGCAGAGCTTCCAGCGGTTGTTCCTCGTGGTGGCAGTGGCTCCGCTGGGTCTGATTGGCGTGGTTGCAGCACTGCTTCCAAGTGGCAAGCCACTTGGCTTCGTGGCGATCCTTGGGGTGTTGGCACTCATCGGTATTCTCATCCGAAATTCGGTCATTCTGATCGTGCAGGTAGAGGAGCATATAACCGATGGCATTCATCCTTGGGATGCTGTCGTGATGGCCAGTCAGCACCGTATGCGGCCGATTGCGCTGACAGCAGCAGCTGCAAGTCTGGCACTGATCCCCATTGCGCGTGAGGTGTTCTGGGGGCCGATGGCCTATGCCATGATGGGCGGCATCATTGCCGGTACGGCCATTACGCTGCTGTTCCTTCCCGCGCTCTATGTGGCATGGTTCCGTATCAAGGAACCTGACGCAAAAAACACACAAACGGCGGTGGAGCCAAAGCCGCAACATTGA
- a CDS encoding efflux RND transporter periplasmic adaptor subunit, translated as MATKFYPLVKAAHSALRAIMGVLVVTTGVLASAFYAHAETSGVVAVAVTESKLIDYQPKLTLSGAIAARSLVNVSFRVNGQVVERMVEIGQHVEKGAILARIDNAEQQSNMRVAQASKDAAQAQLVQAEASFRRQQALLAQGFTTRSQFDQSEQVYRTAQSTLMNAETQLGNARDELSYTELHAPVSGVLTARNIETGQVVQAAQTAFSIAEDGPRDAIFDVQETLVNYAKIGMDVTLALLSDDSVQAEGKIREISPVVDAQTGTVRVKVGIANTPEQMALGATITGTVHMENQQVVILPWSAMTSDSGRTAVWRVAKDTQVATLVPVKVLAYEKERVIVASGLGVGELIVTKGAQMLRSGAQTEIMQGLEGAGAQ; from the coding sequence ATGGCCACAAAATTTTATCCTCTTGTGAAAGCGGCACATAGTGCGCTTCGAGCGATTATGGGCGTTCTCGTTGTTACAACAGGGGTCCTCGCTTCAGCGTTTTATGCTCATGCTGAAACCAGCGGCGTCGTTGCTGTTGCCGTGACAGAAAGCAAGTTAATCGACTATCAGCCAAAGCTTACGCTATCAGGCGCGATAGCTGCCCGTTCGCTGGTCAATGTATCGTTCCGCGTTAATGGGCAGGTTGTGGAGCGTATGGTCGAAATCGGCCAGCATGTCGAAAAAGGTGCAATCCTTGCGCGGATCGACAATGCCGAGCAGCAATCCAATATGCGCGTCGCGCAGGCTTCCAAGGACGCCGCACAAGCCCAGCTAGTGCAGGCAGAAGCCAGTTTCAGACGCCAGCAAGCCTTGCTTGCACAAGGGTTTACCACGCGTTCGCAATTCGATCAGTCCGAGCAAGTTTACCGCACGGCGCAAAGCACGCTGATGAATGCTGAAACCCAGCTTGGCAATGCGCGTGATGAGCTTTCCTATACAGAACTTCATGCGCCGGTTTCGGGTGTGTTGACGGCCCGCAATATTGAAACCGGGCAGGTGGTTCAGGCTGCGCAAACGGCGTTTTCGATTGCCGAAGATGGTCCGCGTGATGCGATCTTCGATGTTCAGGAAACGCTGGTCAATTATGCCAAGATTGGCATGGACGTTACCCTCGCTTTGCTGTCGGATGATAGCGTTCAGGCGGAAGGAAAAATTCGCGAAATCTCGCCAGTGGTTGATGCACAGACTGGCACCGTGCGCGTGAAAGTTGGCATTGCCAATACGCCTGAACAGATGGCGCTTGGTGCCACTATAACGGGCACCGTCCATATGGAAAATCAGCAAGTGGTGATCCTGCCATGGAGCGCCATGACGTCCGATTCGGGCCGTACAGCTGTCTGGCGCGTAGCGAAGGACACACAAGTTGCGACCCTCGTGCCGGTTAAGGTGCTGGCCTATGAAAAAGAACGAGTGATCGTTGCTTCCGGTTTGGGTGTTGGCGAACTCATTGTTACCAAAGGCGCACAAATGCTTCGTTCGGGCGCTCAGACCGAGATTATGCAGGGTCTTGAAGGAGCCGGTGCACAATGA